The following proteins are encoded in a genomic region of Paenibacillus sp. FSL H3-0469:
- a CDS encoding TetR-like C-terminal domain-containing protein, translating into MTEQSADMRAVRSRTLIENALFSILEKEGIKGLKVKNLCEKAGINRGTFYLHYKDIFHLIEETSFFQGLLEVFAPIQMQELMDYPDPQAAFPPITKALEYMQQHASFFKVLFHPDAPAEIQERLRYLTGTRLYDHLIQQQPEMNQESRLFTEYAIAYLGNAQFGLINHWFRSGRAMPPEDIARMLTVYIRNAPCLDNTDPIK; encoded by the coding sequence GTGACCGAACAGAGTGCAGACATGAGAGCCGTCCGCAGCCGTACCCTAATAGAGAACGCCTTATTTTCGATCTTGGAGAAGGAAGGAATTAAAGGACTGAAGGTCAAGAATCTTTGTGAAAAAGCAGGGATCAACCGGGGTACCTTCTATTTGCATTATAAAGATATTTTTCATCTGATTGAGGAGACATCATTTTTCCAAGGATTATTAGAGGTATTTGCGCCCATCCAGATGCAAGAGTTAATGGACTATCCTGACCCGCAAGCAGCTTTCCCTCCTATTACTAAGGCCCTTGAGTATATGCAGCAGCACGCCAGTTTTTTCAAGGTGCTGTTCCATCCGGATGCCCCGGCTGAGATCCAGGAACGGCTGCGGTATCTGACCGGTACACGCTTATATGATCATCTGATACAACAGCAACCGGAGATGAATCAAGAGAGCCGCTTGTTTACTGAATATGCCATAGCCTATTTGGGTAACGCCCAATTCGGGCTTATCAATCACTGGTTTAGGAGCGGCCGTGCGATGCCTCCCGAAGACATAGCCAGAATGTTAACCGTGTATATACGGAATGCGCCCTGTCTTGATAACACTGATCCTATAAAATAA
- a CDS encoding RICIN domain-containing protein, which produces MRKRKLSLSMKLLVMLALLLTPMQSGGGTANAWEGSPVPKLHVSGNQLVNGSGQPVLLSGWHQPTGAYWTYQNSNYYLNRNGGNRHKATLEYLKEITDTFTSTSAKYGNSHGWYSNQVRLFIDREDMGDVAAGTYNFAGLQAATQNLIIPYVEYAKTKGLYVTLGLDFTLLDNKATTQANLDKFNQIWGYLASQPGLKSADNVMFELVNEPVLSDVNGQWGGNPSQPNFAAFWNSLKNFQNSMISTIRSKGADNVIWASGLGWDQHYQLTASSPLTDPLNNYGYAVHWYPGYGAYDNFNSLQQIWDSSIKPAADAYPINITETTWFKNQPGDSSYWDLFNGTNAGFGKNTKAIFTAAGNVSIAVHMNGFLLNPGPKSSFADPDGGLLYDGNATRDGMARFIFEWYYERAQFNPWNGVWNGVTNNAKYKLINRASGKAIDVPNGQNTNSLQLQQWPENTALAQQWTATDMGTYNNIYRLRSVNSSDNKVMDVRNGTKNNGEAIQLMQDLNNTAQQFRLIKLSNGYWSILNVNSNKAVEVTGASTADGAKLQQNLYRGDLHQQWKLVQVN; this is translated from the coding sequence GTGAGAAAAAGGAAGTTAAGCTTATCCATGAAGCTGCTGGTGATGCTGGCCCTGCTGTTAACGCCGATGCAGTCCGGCGGAGGCACTGCAAACGCTTGGGAGGGTTCGCCTGTTCCCAAGCTGCATGTAAGCGGCAATCAGCTGGTGAACGGCAGCGGACAGCCCGTACTGCTCAGCGGCTGGCATCAGCCTACCGGGGCTTACTGGACGTATCAGAACAGCAATTATTATCTGAACCGCAACGGCGGCAACCGGCATAAGGCCACTCTGGAGTACCTGAAAGAGATCACAGATACCTTCACCAGCACCTCCGCCAAATACGGCAACAGCCACGGCTGGTACTCGAATCAGGTCCGCCTGTTCATCGACCGCGAGGATATGGGCGATGTCGCAGCCGGAACGTATAACTTCGCGGGCCTTCAGGCAGCTACCCAGAATCTGATCATTCCTTATGTAGAGTATGCGAAGACAAAGGGGCTGTATGTCACGCTGGGGCTGGACTTCACCCTGCTGGACAACAAGGCGACTACCCAGGCCAACCTGGACAAGTTCAATCAGATCTGGGGTTATCTGGCCTCTCAGCCGGGACTCAAGAGCGCGGATAATGTGATGTTCGAGCTGGTGAACGAGCCGGTGCTGAGCGATGTGAACGGACAATGGGGCGGCAATCCCTCCCAGCCGAACTTCGCGGCGTTCTGGAATTCGCTGAAGAACTTCCAGAACTCGATGATCTCGACCATCCGCAGCAAAGGCGCGGACAATGTGATCTGGGCTTCGGGACTCGGCTGGGATCAGCATTATCAGCTGACGGCATCGAGTCCGCTGACCGATCCGCTTAACAATTACGGGTATGCCGTGCACTGGTACCCGGGCTACGGCGCTTATGACAATTTCAACTCGCTTCAGCAGATCTGGGATAGCAGCATCAAGCCTGCGGCCGATGCTTACCCGATCAATATTACGGAAACCACCTGGTTCAAGAACCAGCCGGGCGACTCCTCGTATTGGGATCTGTTCAACGGTACGAACGCGGGCTTCGGCAAGAATACCAAAGCCATCTTCACTGCCGCCGGCAATGTCAGCATTGCCGTCCATATGAACGGCTTCCTGCTTAATCCCGGTCCGAAAAGCTCCTTCGCCGATCCGGACGGCGGGCTGCTCTATGACGGCAATGCCACCCGGGACGGTATGGCACGGTTTATCTTCGAATGGTACTATGAGCGGGCACAGTTCAACCCTTGGAACGGGGTGTGGAACGGAGTTACCAACAATGCCAAGTACAAGCTGATCAACAGGGCGTCAGGCAAAGCGATTGACGTTCCGAACGGGCAGAATACGAATTCCCTTCAGCTCCAGCAGTGGCCGGAGAACACCGCGCTGGCTCAGCAATGGACGGCTACCGATATGGGCACGTACAATAATATTTACCGGCTGCGCAGCGTGAACTCCTCTGATAACAAAGTGATGGATGTGCGGAACGGCACGAAGAATAACGGCGAAGCCATCCAGCTGATGCAGGATTTGAACAACACCGCCCAGCAGTTCCGGCTCATCAAGCTGAGCAACGGCTACTGGAGCATTCTCAATGTGAACAGTAACAAGGCAGTCGAAGTCACAGGTGCCTCCACCGCAGACGGCGCGAAGCTCCAGCAGAACCTCTACCGCGGCGACCTGCACCAGCAATGGAAGCTGGTTCAGGTGAACTAG
- a CDS encoding S-layer homology domain-containing protein, producing the protein MRLYLKRSLISILAILTLLPSSLASASTALPADPVPASDAVWVTEPVLVTDPVTAPDSDEAPASPAEPDSGAVADAAALPEAAPVQETAPEQAPMKTAAEAAPLFQWSFRSGQVLDRTTVVNSVYPDAAAERAELKGVAAIVYDDQRGDVLSLPGGGNGTAWLKLPDQLYSGIKDELSVSFWANIDSSANAYNRLLSSTIAEKGLSNAGVSGWQDSEFIIIAGDGTFSNRIYTGTNPSQIASYKGDVVWNRNPAKGKWQQVTVTMNSSGAYEVYLNGAPVGIKGLDQSKSTSGATMTSVLQHFFARDYLDALKFNAFGRSLYTSDGDIKGKFDDLRIYNVQLTASQVSALYTATKHEEVVVTNPAKITVDLADRSLGPVYHGASGALYALSEPNVPDINTLIPIKPSHISQKPPNGIQHPTGDALRVSDYFFEAGGEAVNIVMQDYYQHWYYPSRTAEEYIQEAVIPITTAVKAYKDQWAAANPGRDVNSRFIYIPFNEPEQNNTRYPQLLSDSQTGKNSRAVFNADWLAVVKKIKEIDPGAVISGVNLTQYGAKVFEDFIPFCVENDCLPDIISWHMLWDKAFNQAASNVTTFRAVEAKSLQRYKELYPDRPLPFPLKVDINEYAATSEIAVGGSLVHYIARYDELKMNSMLPYWNTANSYGSLLAGQNEPNGAWWLYKWYADMMGGDMAKVNVINARAENDAFGPGLYGLTSIQDQKQQVSIAFGGTQGDGQIVFNNITGNGNSPSFLAGAEEVHVTVFYAGYTGLTGFLVEPAQILDRNIPVKNGSVTLDVNLNDYTSAYYAVITPAVSHAPQETFVKRYEAENAEVQTNVVTTDHYPRKSTGRSASNGQYVSSIKAADSLVKWTEVTVPADGNYRLDLIGGSGATASLRNQSNTGDANQRINSEWFVKIDSQPATKVVLRADYNMQLLGGNTIFADLTGGTHSIGISRTNPDTGEAGQGESTLDAIELTYNGLPGALPNYRVQAEFADYDSEQGLSRAGSLEGFEGAGYVSGYGGSQVANTRFVVSVLEDGMYELTARYASAGGGKLQLAHDRKPLVDLPVVNTNGQWQDAKAPVFLRRGINLIDVRSSAALSLDYINAAFVSKTALYSVESEAAVVVGTPAGSELPLIREDAFAKYASGGKYVNGITSYDGAERYLELRNINVPKAGTYKLVVTYANGESAGTHAYNNDVVERYAQVSVNGGEPQTVYFKNTISWQQFATQTLDVELKAGVNTIRFSNNNTYNGGSNPYGGSGAQGFTPYTAVPRQYTPAFDRFDLYARHTLEVNGGGDNGGGDNGGGDNGGGDNGGGDNGGGDNGGGDNGGGDNGGGNGGGGNNGGGDNGGGDNGGTSSGNGGSSTNTTSGNTVGSVQPVAPGSSQLNVEATVNGTSATATLDAKQVQAAEQITVTSTLGTIHFPVSALNPAALGQQLGSENWKLTVSMTVLPEEQQQAIRQAALTVQGQLIGQAVEYTVKAEAGGRSVEIPGFGGSYARHTLPLSTPVSSRNATVVRVENNGSFSFVPATFNVGEVSFHSPSNGTFAVISSNKTFADMNGHWAQEAVHRLASKYILTGLTDSRFAPDGTTTRAEFAAMIVRALGFSSSGPAASSFKDIPTGAWYAGSIGAAVQLGLVQGGTDNTFRPNDKVTRQEMTVILVKAMALAGAPLPASEAQAAAFKDAGQIAGWAQQDVAKAVQAGLITGTPDGQFHPGQSATRAEAATVILRLLEQADFVN; encoded by the coding sequence TTGAGGCTATATCTTAAGCGTTCACTGATATCTATACTGGCAATTCTGACTCTCCTGCCCTCCAGTTTGGCAAGCGCTTCCACAGCTCTGCCTGCAGACCCGGTTCCGGCGTCGGATGCTGTATGGGTGACTGAGCCGGTGTTAGTGACCGATCCGGTTACGGCACCTGATTCCGATGAAGCACCTGCTTCCCCGGCAGAGCCGGATAGTGGTGCGGTGGCGGACGCTGCTGCACTGCCGGAGGCTGCTCCTGTTCAGGAGACTGCGCCGGAGCAAGCCCCGATGAAAACCGCTGCTGAAGCGGCCCCCCTGTTCCAGTGGAGCTTCCGCTCCGGGCAGGTGCTTGACCGTACCACGGTAGTGAACAGCGTCTACCCCGATGCAGCCGCTGAACGCGCCGAGCTGAAGGGAGTAGCTGCCATTGTCTACGACGACCAGCGCGGAGACGTCCTCTCCTTGCCCGGCGGCGGGAACGGTACTGCCTGGCTGAAGCTGCCCGATCAGCTCTACAGCGGAATCAAGGATGAGCTGTCCGTCTCCTTTTGGGCTAACATCGATTCTTCGGCTAACGCCTATAACCGTCTGCTGTCCTCCACGATTGCCGAGAAGGGACTGAGCAATGCCGGGGTAAGCGGCTGGCAGGACTCCGAGTTCATTATTATCGCCGGGGACGGCACGTTCAGCAACCGGATCTATACCGGCACGAACCCAAGCCAGATAGCCAGCTACAAAGGCGATGTCGTCTGGAACCGCAACCCGGCCAAGGGCAAGTGGCAGCAGGTGACCGTCACGATGAACAGCAGCGGAGCCTATGAAGTTTACCTGAACGGTGCTCCTGTCGGCATCAAGGGCCTGGATCAGAGCAAAAGCACATCAGGTGCAACGATGACTTCCGTACTCCAGCACTTTTTTGCGCGCGACTATCTGGACGCCCTGAAGTTCAATGCATTCGGCCGGTCGCTCTACACCTCGGATGGAGACATCAAGGGGAAATTCGACGACCTGCGAATCTACAATGTCCAGCTCACGGCCAGTCAGGTCAGCGCATTATATACAGCGACCAAGCATGAAGAGGTCGTGGTAACCAATCCGGCCAAAATAACGGTTGATCTCGCCGACCGCTCGCTAGGACCTGTATACCACGGGGCTTCCGGCGCTCTGTATGCCCTCAGTGAGCCGAACGTGCCGGATATCAACACGCTGATTCCGATCAAGCCCTCACATATCTCCCAGAAGCCGCCGAACGGCATCCAGCATCCAACCGGCGATGCACTCAGAGTGTCGGATTATTTCTTCGAGGCTGGCGGGGAAGCCGTAAATATCGTGATGCAGGATTATTACCAGCACTGGTATTATCCGTCCAGAACGGCAGAGGAATATATTCAGGAAGCTGTCATTCCGATTACAACGGCCGTTAAAGCCTACAAGGATCAATGGGCTGCGGCAAATCCCGGCCGGGATGTCAATTCCAGATTCATTTATATTCCGTTCAATGAGCCTGAACAGAACAACACCCGTTATCCCCAGCTGCTGTCAGACAGCCAGACGGGGAAGAACTCCAGAGCCGTGTTCAATGCCGACTGGCTTGCCGTAGTTAAGAAGATCAAAGAAATCGATCCCGGTGCAGTCATTTCCGGCGTGAATCTGACCCAGTACGGGGCTAAAGTATTCGAGGATTTCATTCCCTTCTGTGTGGAGAATGATTGTCTGCCCGATATTATCAGCTGGCATATGCTGTGGGACAAAGCCTTTAATCAGGCTGCCTCGAACGTCACAACCTTCCGGGCAGTGGAAGCGAAGTCCTTACAGCGCTATAAAGAGCTGTACCCGGACCGCCCTCTTCCCTTCCCGCTCAAAGTCGATATTAATGAATATGCGGCCACTTCAGAGATTGCCGTGGGCGGCTCGCTTGTCCATTACATCGCACGTTACGATGAGCTGAAGATGAACAGCATGCTGCCGTATTGGAATACCGCCAACTCCTACGGGTCCCTGCTCGCCGGGCAGAACGAGCCGAACGGGGCATGGTGGCTCTACAAATGGTATGCCGACATGATGGGCGGCGACATGGCCAAGGTCAATGTGATCAACGCCAGAGCTGAGAATGACGCCTTCGGCCCCGGCCTGTACGGGTTAACTTCGATTCAAGACCAGAAGCAGCAGGTCAGTATCGCCTTCGGCGGGACCCAAGGCGACGGGCAGATCGTATTCAATAACATCACCGGCAACGGGAACAGCCCTTCCTTCCTGGCCGGGGCGGAAGAGGTGCATGTCACTGTATTCTATGCAGGCTACACCGGCCTGACCGGCTTCCTGGTGGAGCCTGCGCAGATTCTGGACCGCAATATTCCGGTTAAGAACGGCTCGGTCACGCTGGATGTGAACCTGAATGATTACACCTCGGCTTACTATGCAGTCATTACACCGGCAGTTAGCCATGCTCCGCAGGAGACCTTCGTCAAGCGTTATGAAGCGGAGAATGCAGAGGTGCAGACCAATGTAGTCACAACGGATCACTATCCGCGTAAAAGCACTGGACGCTCCGCCTCGAACGGCCAGTATGTGTCAAGCATCAAGGCTGCGGACAGCCTCGTGAAATGGACAGAGGTGACCGTACCGGCAGACGGAAATTACCGTCTGGATCTGATTGGCGGCAGCGGCGCGACCGCTTCGCTGCGCAATCAATCGAATACGGGTGATGCCAATCAGCGCATCAATTCGGAATGGTTCGTCAAGATTGACAGTCAGCCGGCCACCAAAGTAGTTCTGCGTGCAGATTACAACATGCAGCTGCTTGGCGGCAATACGATATTCGCCGATCTGACAGGGGGCACCCATTCCATCGGCATCAGCAGAACCAACCCGGATACGGGAGAAGCAGGCCAGGGCGAATCCACTCTGGATGCCATCGAGCTGACGTATAACGGGCTGCCCGGCGCACTTCCGAATTATCGGGTGCAGGCGGAATTCGCCGACTATGATTCAGAGCAGGGCTTGTCCCGGGCCGGCAGTCTGGAAGGCTTCGAGGGGGCCGGATATGTAAGCGGCTATGGCGGCAGCCAGGTGGCCAACACCCGGTTCGTCGTCAGCGTGCTGGAGGACGGGATGTATGAGCTAACCGCACGCTATGCCTCTGCGGGCGGCGGGAAGCTACAGCTTGCCCATGACCGTAAGCCGCTGGTTGATCTTCCTGTGGTGAATACGAACGGGCAATGGCAGGATGCCAAAGCTCCAGTCTTCCTGCGCAGAGGTATTAACCTGATCGACGTGCGCTCCAGCGCGGCACTTAGTCTGGATTACATTAATGCAGCCTTTGTAAGTAAGACTGCTCTATATTCTGTGGAGTCTGAGGCGGCTGTGGTGGTGGGAACACCGGCGGGTTCGGAGCTGCCGCTTATCCGGGAGGATGCTTTTGCCAAATATGCCTCCGGCGGCAAATATGTGAACGGCATCACCTCCTACGACGGAGCAGAGCGGTATCTGGAGCTTAGGAACATTAACGTGCCTAAGGCAGGCACCTACAAGCTGGTGGTCACTTATGCCAATGGTGAGAGTGCGGGAACCCATGCTTACAACAATGATGTCGTTGAACGTTATGCGCAAGTAAGTGTCAACGGCGGCGAACCGCAGACGGTCTACTTCAAGAACACCATCTCCTGGCAGCAATTCGCTACCCAGACGCTGGATGTGGAACTGAAGGCAGGCGTGAATACGATCCGCTTCTCTAACAATAATACGTACAACGGCGGCTCCAATCCTTATGGCGGAAGCGGCGCGCAAGGCTTCACGCCTTACACAGCAGTCCCGCGCCAGTACACACCGGCATTCGACCGGTTCGATCTGTATGCCCGTCACACGCTGGAGGTAAACGGCGGCGGTGATAATGGCGGCGGTGATAACGGCGGCGGTGATAACGGCGGCGGTGATAACGGCGGCGGTGATAACGGCGGCGGTGATAACGGCGGCGGTGATAACGGCGGCGGCGATAATGGCGGCGGTAATGGCGGCGGCGGCAATAACGGCGGCGGCGATAATGGCGGCGGTGACAACGGCGGGACTTCCAGTGGTAACGGTGGAAGTAGCACTAATACTACTAGCGGCAACACCGTAGGTTCGGTGCAGCCTGTAGCTCCAGGCAGCAGTCAGCTTAACGTTGAAGCTACGGTTAACGGCACCTCAGCAACAGCCACTCTGGACGCCAAGCAGGTTCAGGCAGCAGAGCAGATCACGGTTACCTCTACACTAGGCACCATCCACTTCCCTGTGAGTGCTCTTAATCCGGCAGCGCTGGGGCAGCAACTGGGCAGTGAGAACTGGAAGCTTACCGTCAGTATGACGGTACTCCCGGAAGAGCAGCAGCAAGCGATTCGCCAAGCTGCTCTAACAGTCCAGGGCCAGCTCATCGGCCAGGCGGTGGAGTATACAGTGAAGGCTGAGGCCGGTGGCCGGTCGGTGGAGATTCCGGGCTTCGGCGGCAGTTATGCCCGGCATACCCTGCCGCTCAGCACTCCGGTGAGCAGCCGGAATGCGACAGTCGTGCGGGTGGAGAATAACGGCAGCTTCAGCTTTGTACCGGCAACCTTTAATGTAGGCGAAGTATCTTTCCACAGTCCTAGCAACGGTACGTTTGCGGTAATCTCCAGCAACAAGACCTTTGCAGATATGAACGGCCACTGGGCCCAGGAAGCCGTTCACCGACTGGCCTCCAAGTATATCCTAACCGGACTTACGGATAGCCGCTTCGCACCGGACGGTACCACAACGCGCGCTGAATTCGCAGCGATGATTGTCCGTGCGCTTGGCTTCTCCTCTTCCGGTCCGGCAGCCAGTTCGTTCAAAGATATCCCCACCGGTGCATGGTATGCCGGAAGCATCGGGGCAGCCGTTCAGCTCGGGCTGGTACAGGGCGGAACGGACAATACCTTCCGGCCGAATGACAAGGTAACACGCCAGGAGATGACAGTTATTCTGGTGAAGGCCATGGCGCTTGCTGGCGCGCCGCTTCCAGCTTCCGAAGCACAGGCAGCAGCGTTCAAAGACGCAGGCCAGATTGCCGGCTGGGCACAGCAGGATGTTGCCAAGGCGGTTCAGGCAGGCCTCATCACCGGAACGCCTGACGGGCAATTCCACCCGGGCCAATCCGCCACCCGCGCGGAAGCCGCCACGGTAATTCTGCGTCTGCTGGAACAGGCGGATTTCGTGAACTGA
- a CDS encoding IS256 family transposase: MTIVPEHMLNNLFEKLVKDFMKENMESLLRAEIQGFMASEEAGASNSRNGYYTRDLHTRYGHIEDLQVPRDRQGLFQTQMFEPYQRREGWLEEAVIQMYKSGMGTRDVARFIESMFGSHYSPTTISNITATVLEDIHQWQKRPLSKRYSVIYLDGLYVKLKRGTVRGEVVYFAMGIDEEGQRQILGFYVGGQESSNGWREVLKDLYARGAQEVLLGVFDGLPGLDAAFKETYPQADVQHCVVHKVRATLPKIRVEHKTDVIKALKTVYDAPDEVVARANFDTVKAKWNALYPKEMRSWEEQLSTLLTFYKYPEPMRKAIYTSNPIERMNKEIRKRLKPMNSLTNMDAAEKIVYLEMLGYNERFGQRVTPGFGVDTVKKKLSQLYEARYPSLPTVVEE; the protein is encoded by the coding sequence ATGACTATTGTACCCGAACATATGCTAAATAATCTATTTGAAAAACTTGTTAAAGACTTCATGAAAGAGAATATGGAATCGCTCCTGCGTGCCGAAATCCAAGGGTTTATGGCGAGTGAAGAAGCCGGTGCCAGCAATAGCCGTAACGGATACTATACACGGGATCTGCATACGAGATACGGCCATATCGAGGATCTTCAGGTTCCCCGGGACCGCCAGGGTCTCTTTCAAACTCAGATGTTTGAACCCTACCAACGGCGGGAGGGCTGGCTGGAAGAAGCGGTGATCCAGATGTATAAATCCGGCATGGGAACCCGGGACGTGGCCCGATTTATTGAAAGCATGTTCGGCAGCCATTACTCGCCCACCACCATCAGTAACATCACCGCTACGGTGCTGGAGGATATCCACCAGTGGCAGAAACGTCCGCTGAGCAAACGCTACTCTGTGATCTACCTGGATGGGCTGTACGTGAAGCTTAAACGGGGCACGGTCCGGGGCGAAGTCGTCTATTTTGCCATGGGAATCGACGAAGAGGGTCAGCGTCAAATTCTGGGGTTCTACGTAGGGGGTCAAGAGAGCTCGAATGGCTGGCGGGAGGTGCTCAAAGATCTTTACGCACGCGGGGCCCAGGAAGTGCTACTCGGTGTATTTGACGGACTGCCGGGGCTCGATGCGGCCTTTAAAGAAACCTACCCGCAGGCGGATGTGCAGCATTGTGTGGTGCACAAAGTACGAGCCACGTTACCCAAAATCCGTGTGGAGCACAAAACCGATGTGATTAAGGCCCTGAAGACCGTGTATGATGCACCAGATGAGGTCGTGGCCCGGGCGAACTTTGACACGGTGAAAGCGAAGTGGAATGCGTTATACCCGAAGGAAATGCGGTCTTGGGAGGAGCAGCTTTCGACGTTACTGACGTTCTACAAGTACCCGGAACCGATGCGTAAAGCGATTTACACGTCCAATCCCATTGAGCGAATGAACAAGGAAATCCGCAAACGTCTGAAGCCGATGAACAGTCTGACCAACATGGATGCGGCAGAAAAAATCGTGTATCTGGAGATGTTAGGCTACAACGAAAGGTTTGGGCAGCGAGTCACCCCTGGCTTTGGGGTGGACACGGTGAAAAAGAAGCTCAGCCAGCTCTATGAAGCCCGCTACCCTTCGTTGCCCACAGTCGTAGAAGAGTAG
- a CDS encoding aldo/keto reductase encodes MEYRFLGKTGTKVSSFALGGSGFGTRTSEAESRQIIDKALDYGMNLVDTSNIYGKGESERVIGQAIKHRRQDVLLASKFGAESSEKINQNGGSRRWIRTAVEQSLLRLQTDYIDLYQLHLPLEWMAYEEILLTLNDLVREGKIHHIGTSNHLGGQLVQAQAISDRYHIHRFVSEQTPYSLINRRMEFELAGIARQYDLSLFVYSPLSGGLLTGKYKPGQPAQSGTRAFELKGYMDNLDPELAENENKFRIIAQLQQLANDSGILLADMATAFTQSHPAVTSTIWGPRTLEQLNAYISGAETRLSTDVLDAIDGIVTPGKRVDDKEQTWTPVWMKPEQRRRHM; translated from the coding sequence ATGGAATATCGTTTTCTTGGAAAGACGGGTACTAAGGTCAGCAGCTTTGCGCTTGGCGGGTCTGGTTTTGGAACCAGGACAAGTGAGGCAGAGAGCCGGCAAATCATAGATAAGGCTTTGGATTACGGGATGAATCTGGTGGATACTTCTAATATTTACGGAAAGGGAGAATCGGAACGTGTGATAGGCCAAGCGATTAAGCACAGACGGCAGGATGTTCTGTTGGCTTCTAAATTTGGTGCGGAGTCTTCTGAGAAAATCAATCAGAACGGCGGGTCACGCCGCTGGATACGGACGGCTGTCGAGCAAAGCCTGTTACGTCTGCAAACCGATTATATAGACCTTTATCAGCTTCATCTTCCGCTCGAATGGATGGCCTATGAAGAAATTCTGCTCACGTTAAACGATTTGGTGAGGGAGGGGAAAATTCATCATATCGGCACCTCCAATCACCTTGGCGGACAGCTTGTACAAGCGCAGGCGATTAGTGACCGTTATCATATTCATCGTTTTGTAAGTGAACAGACACCCTATTCGTTGATTAACCGGCGGATGGAATTTGAACTGGCCGGAATCGCCAGGCAATACGATTTGTCTCTATTTGTGTACAGTCCCTTATCCGGGGGCTTGCTGACTGGCAAATATAAACCGGGCCAGCCCGCGCAAAGCGGCACACGCGCTTTCGAATTAAAAGGGTATATGGATAATCTCGACCCGGAACTGGCTGAAAATGAAAACAAGTTCAGGATCATAGCCCAATTGCAACAGCTGGCCAATGATTCGGGGATTTTGCTGGCGGATATGGCCACCGCTTTTACACAAAGCCATCCGGCTGTCACCTCTACGATATGGGGACCACGGACCTTGGAGCAATTGAATGCCTATATCTCCGGTGCGGAGACCAGGCTCAGTACAGATGTGCTGGATGCGATTGATGGTATTGTTACGCCAGGCAAACGGGTAGACGATAAAGAGCAAACCTGGACGCCGGTGTGGATGAAGCCGGAACAGCGCAGACGGCATATGTAG
- a CDS encoding glycoside hydrolase family 27 protein: MDKQQQLGLTPPMGWNSWNTFTWDINEQLIREAADTLVADGYKDAGYEYIVIDDCWSLKERDEQGRLVADPVKFPNGMKAVADYIHSKGLKFGMYSCVGTHTCAGYPGSFEHEFQDAASLAEWGVDFLKYDYCFKPRHMSGELLYKRMSLALKNCGRDILFSACNWGEDNVYQWIRESGAHMYRSTGDIQDSWESIKTLALSQLDKAAYTGAYCHNDLDMLVVGMYGGSNSDFIGSQIGGCTDVEYKTHFSLWSLMGSPLMIGSDIRKANEATKNILLNPDLIAINQDIEGRGAYRIKPEPQWFHTNEVFMLVKVLADGDLAIGFFNLSDGQREMSLQFWDFGLPYASGKSLSLYDCWEHKELGVFRERYAPVIPAHDCLIVRAKIV, translated from the coding sequence ATGGACAAACAGCAACAGCTTGGCTTGACCCCGCCGATGGGGTGGAATTCGTGGAACACTTTTACTTGGGATATCAACGAGCAATTGATCCGGGAAGCGGCCGATACGCTTGTGGCGGACGGTTATAAGGATGCAGGGTACGAATACATTGTCATTGACGATTGCTGGAGCCTCAAGGAGCGGGATGAGCAGGGCAGGCTGGTGGCAGATCCGGTTAAATTCCCGAACGGAATGAAGGCGGTTGCAGATTATATTCACTCCAAGGGACTGAAGTTCGGGATGTACTCTTGTGTGGGAACACATACCTGCGCCGGGTATCCGGGCAGTTTTGAGCATGAATTCCAGGATGCCGCTTCGCTGGCCGAATGGGGCGTAGACTTCCTGAAGTATGATTACTGCTTTAAGCCAAGACATATGTCTGGAGAGCTGCTGTACAAACGGATGAGTCTTGCGCTTAAGAACTGCGGACGGGACATCCTTTTCTCCGCTTGTAACTGGGGTGAGGATAATGTCTACCAGTGGATTCGTGAATCCGGTGCACATATGTACCGGTCTACCGGCGACATTCAGGACAGCTGGGAATCGATCAAGACTCTCGCGCTGTCGCAGCTCGACAAAGCCGCCTACACCGGAGCCTACTGCCATAATGATCTGGATATGCTCGTTGTGGGCATGTACGGGGGCAGCAACAGTGACTTCATCGGCAGTCAGATTGGCGGCTGTACAGATGTGGAATACAAGACCCACTTCTCGCTGTGGAGCCTGATGGGTTCTCCGCTAATGATCGGCAGTGACATCCGCAAGGCGAATGAGGCGACTAAGAACATTCTGCTGAACCCGGATCTGATTGCCATCAACCAGGATATCGAGGGCCGCGGAGCTTACCGCATTAAGCCTGAGCCGCAGTGGTTCCATACCAATGAAGTATTCATGCTGGTAAAAGTATTGGCAGACGGTGACCTGGCCATCGGGTTCTTCAACCTGAGCGATGGCCAGCGAGAGATGTCGCTGCAATTCTGGGATTTCGGACTTCCGTATGCCTCCGGCAAATCGCTGTCCCTGTATGACTGCTGGGAGCACAAGGAACTTGGCGTGTTCAGGGAAAGATATGCTCCGGTCATTCCGGCTCATGATTGTCTGATTGTACGGGCTAAGATCGTCTAA